The following DNA comes from Megalobrama amblycephala isolate DHTTF-2021 linkage group LG20, ASM1881202v1, whole genome shotgun sequence.
AAGCAAGCTGCAATTCCACCTCAGAGAGGCGATCCTCTGTCCTGTCctcaaagaaagaaaaaaaaaagaaaaaaaaaaaaaaagaaaaaagccccAACAGGGGGCGTTCAAACACAGAGGAATGTGATTGGCCAAGAACAACATGCCACCATGGTGAGAACCGTGACCAGCAGTAACCTACAAAAACTGTCAGGTGCTGTATATATAACATGTCCGGAccatatttcacccaaaaatctaaattatataCGTATATTATAAGAATCAaagaaaatgttataaaaaaaaaattatgaaaagaatgataatgtaatattttagcacaatattttttaaaatatcaaagcaaTACAAAACTGACAtctttaaactgtatttatacattttactatttttaatttttaattactgcattacaataatgcaaatagCAGGAATCATTGAGaataatgattattaaaaacaacctcaaaagtaaataatgataattttgggggaaacatgcataggttttcataaaaataatccgTAATGccaacattaaaggattagttcatttcaaaatgaaatttatctcaagctttactcaccctcaagccaggtgtatatgactttcttctttctgatgaacacaatcagagttatattaataaatataataatggatggatgcactctCTTGAGCTTAATACTCGTTGGtgccattcactgccattataaagctagaatgcgtcaggatatttattaatatatctcagattgtgtttatcagaaagaagaaagtcatatacatctaggatagcttgagggtgagtaaatcttttggggtaatttttattttaaagtgaactaatcctttaatgtcctAAAATAGGCTTTTCTTGTATCTATCTTGTGAAATATGACCTCCATGTTCTTGGAAAGCTTCTCGGAAAGTTTGGTGAAATGCGTTGGTATTCTTTGCCAATTATGATATTAGAAAGAGACTTTTTGTAGCTTTTGTTCTGAACAACGAGtccatgttttttttagattttgaaTGTCAGTGATTCCGTAGGCCATGATATAGAAGCAAGTTTTCCAGGCAGTTGATGAATAAGCATTACTGCTATTTTTCATTATATATCTGCTGACCCCACATAGACGTCAATTTTGCCCAATCTGCCACCCTCAaatgcttggaaaaaaaaaaaaaaaaaaaaaaaaaagatcaccCACTGCACAAGAAACTGTTTATGCATCATGGTCTTTAGATTGCCCTTACTGAAGAGAACGTGCTTGGCCAGGTTAGTGATGACCTGCCTCCTCCAGGGTTCATCTGACAAGTCTCTAGAATTCAGATGATCCTCATCTTCTCCATTAAAAACAGCCTGATCAGGTCTGCACAGAAAAACATAATTGAACATAATCCCATTAGCCACACACATCTTTCTACATACCAATAAACAGAAGTCCACATGATAATGTTGATGGCTGGCAGTCTAAAGGCCATACTGTGCAGCGATGATGGTGGGGAGAAGGATCTGCTCCAGCGTGAGAGATGCCTGAAGATGCCGACTGCGCTGTGTGTCCAGGTACTCCTAAAGCGATAGAGAAGCAAGATCAAGACATTAGGGGAGAGATCTGCTTTGTATTCAGCCAAACAGAGATGAGCTGCTCTAACCTTAAGGGAGAAGGGCTGAGTGAAATCCACACGCACACAGCCGTAGTTCTTCCGGAGCATCCTGAACACGCCACAGGCAACACCCCACAGGCTCTCATTCTTTTTAGGTTTGCCCTGAAGTGGGGGAAACAGCAGGAACAttaaacaaaaactgaaaatacatccacaacaacacttttttttttttttttttttttttttttttacagatttcaactaaaatgtgcttttcatGAAAATAGGATTTTCCTTGTTTATCTAAAAAAGAAATAGTACTAAAAATAGTAAAGTAACCatttagtaaaaatatttcagtgtAATTTTACTAGGTTTGcacaatatatatatcataaaaataatccttaAAATAggtggaaataaaataaataaataattaatttaaaaatcaattGCGTTTTTCCccttataatttattttattttccaaattaacaacaacaacactttGTTCGATGGATGGACGAACGGACGGATAGATTTCTGAAAatcttaaggcctgttcacaccaagaatgataactgtaaagataacaagatatagttctaaaaatcgttctaaatagcactgtccacaccacGGCTATAACGATAACGATATAGAAAAACGATACtgttgggatcactttcaaaacgattttttccagctgttgaacgataaaacactggcagccaatcagaatccattcttatttaaagggatagttcaaccaaaaaattttttaattctgtcatcatttattcaaccttaagttgttccaaacctgtatgaatttctttcctctgctgaacacaaaagaagatattttgaagaatgttggtaaccaaacagttgatggaccccatttacttccatagtatttttttccacacTACTGATGttaatggggcccatcaactgttttctaacagatattcttcaaaatgttgtcttttgtgttcagcagaagaaagaaattcaaacatGTTCGTAACAACTTGACGGtgtgtaaatgacagaattttcatttttgagcgaACCATCCCATTAAGGACTCGCACATTTAAAATGGTAGAGatccagaaaaagccaccactgtttgacaagtcaacCCCCCTTTTCAAGGACACTTTAAAGAGAATGCATATATGGAAAACAAACAGTAATACCCTCAGAATAAATGCtgagaagtattaacgatgagatcattatgccaggctagcaaacagtgtaacataatTACCTCAGGTGTCCAGCgctagtttcgacaacattgtcttgcttcctttgaagcTGCTATTGAatttgtcagctaaattcacagtttaTTAGATTGATTAcactcgaaacatagcatgctgaggacatctgctgggtAAAAccatgtaaatgcaacaagaacagcaaaacaaaaaaaaaagaaaatgtacatATGTGCGAGTTTAGAATAAACAGACGTTATCGTTTGTTGGTGTGGACACAAatgtatagttattgttatagttacttttaaattttacgttcttggtgtgaacgtgCCTTTAGCCTCTGCCATAGCTCTAAGTTCAAATATGACACATGTGAggcatcaattttttttttttttaaattacattaaaggtgccctagaattaaatattgaatttatattggcatagttgaataacaagagttcagtacatggaaatgagtttcaaactccattgtttcctccttcttatataaatctcatttgtttaaaagacctccgaagaacaggcgaatctcaacataacacagactgttacgtaacagtcgggatcattaatatgtatgaccccaatttttgcatatgccagctcatgatcgaggcattacacaagggcagaacgtctggatgtgcacagctgaatcatcagactaggtaagcaagcaagaacaatagcgaaaaatggcagatggagcaataataactgacatgatccatgataacatgagatttttagtgatatttgtgaattgtctttctaaatgtttcgttagcatgttgctaatgtactgttaaatgcggttaaagttaccatcgtttattactgtattcacggagacaagagagccgtcgctattttcatttttaaacacttgcagtctgtataatgcataaacacaacttcattctttataaatctctccaacagtgtgtaatgttagctttagccacgcagcatagcctcaaactcctCATAGCTCtcatactcacataatccgatgcatgcatgcagcatgcatgacgaacatcttgtaaagatccattttgagggtaatattagctgtgtgaactgtttttatgctgttcaaggcaagcgcgagctccggggcggGGGAgtgggagatttaaaggggccgcagcctatatatcggtgcatagttaaagatgccccaaaataggcagttaaaaaaatgaattaaaaaaaatctatggggtattttgagctgaaacttcacagacacattcaggggacaccttagatttatattacatcttttaaaaagaagttctagggcacctttaatatatagtCTTAAAAGGTACAGTAGCTAGTAGTTTAATTCTATAAAAGAAAGAGGATGTTGTTTATGGtgcaaaataacttttaaaaaaagaaaaaaaaaatacattattactGGACCTAATATTTGTTAACTTAAAGGTGAATTTCACCACAGTGATTCCTACCAGCTGCTCGCTGTTGTAGTTTCCCTCAATAATGCGGTCATATGAGATACCAACAGGCACAATCAGAACATCAGGGATGTTGCTGGCACAGAGAGCATCAACCACGATGGAGAGCATGCCGGCACGTGCTGGAGATGGCTTCCCGCTGCGAGAGCGCGTGCCCTCTAAATACACCTCCAGAAACTGCTGCTGCCGTAACAATTCTTCTGTGTACTGAAAATGAGTGGGAAACGGAACAATGATCCACACAACAATAAATGCTGATCCATAAAATATCTACAAAGACTATTACAGTCTCTAAGATCCATGACCCTTCCTTTCCAAATTCCCTGTAATTAAAGCAGCCCATTGTGGTAATGTGGTGCACAACAGGAGACAGCATGAATAATGCAGAAGTAATCCATCAGCATCCTGTGACAGTCACCTCGAATCACAAGTCTCTCCACAGTCGCTGCAATGACAATCACCGTGTCATTTTAACTAATGCACTAGAGCAGACCATTTTACAGCTGCTCCGGTTTCCCATCGCTCACAAGATAATATCCTACAGCTTTTCACAAAATAAGAAATAGACAAACAGAGACACTAAGGAATTTTCTCTTAGCAAGTACTAGAGATTTATATTCAATAAGTTGGgttatatatgaaataaatatattatatcaaTAGTATAGCCTTTTTTCATCAAAAGTtacagttcaaatgtttggggtcagtaagatgtttaatgtttttgaaaaaagtctcttatgcttaccatggctgcattaatttgatcaaaaatacaataaaaacagtaatattagtaattttttcaggattctttgattaatagaaagttcaaaaggacTAAAAGGATGTGCATCTAGTAATAGCAAGATAGGAAGGGTTCTCTCAGCCGAGTTTGGTTTCTCTCAAGGTTTTTTTCCCTTCACCAACCAAAATCTTTGGTGGTTTCCTTGCCACAGTCACCTTTGACTTTTCACTCGGGGCTTTAAGACATTTAGGGACAATTTTTTGTAAATCTGCTTTGAAAAAACTCAAATTGTGTCTTAAAACCACTACACAAATAAGATGATTTGACGTTTCTGGGAACTTACTGCATGTAACAGTGATCTGTATAACACATCCTTCTTTCCATCAGCAGTTTCATCCAGTTTACGACGAATAAAGAATCCTCCGAGTTTGCGTATGAGTGTGCTGAGGGAGTACAATCCATACACACGTCATATTGACATATCAGTTTAACTGTCTGTTGttgaaaaattatgaaaaaaaaaaaatcataatgacTTTTTTACCTTAAAATGGGGATGCTGAGGTTGTTACCAGCAGCAATGTGAGGGGCTTTGATGTTGTGACAGAACAGTATGAAGGTGATGAGCAGGTAGTCTATGTGGGACTTGTGAACAGGAAGGAAGACCAGGGGAGCGTTGTACTGGAAGACACAGAGTAAATTGTTGGGTATACTTCAAAATAACTATTATAAATCTCCATCTGTTATTATCCACctataatattacattaaatatacattaaaagGAGGTAGATAGACTTGCTTTTTGTTAATGAACTGTATATCTTCATGTAATGAGCGAATTTGTCAACTGATGGTTTTTTATCTGTGGCTGTTTTGGGAGGTGCAACTGTATGTGTGGTGGTGCAGATAAGAAGAAATGCCCACGCTGAGCGGGAATCAGTTGTGCAGATGTCTGACCTCAGATGCTGCTTTCTTCACCATCTCCAGCTGACCTTTATGAATCTGAATGCTCCAGAAGAATCCATTAAACAGTTTCAACAACACCCATCCTGTTAATCTAAAAGAGACAGAGGAAAGAGAGAAGACCTAGGATATATTTCAATGCTATACTGTATTTCTATGGTAATTCAATGAATTACAAAcccaaaatgttattttccctTAGTGTGCCcttaaaaatctaaaatctatactattaaaatataatataaattgatatacaaaatcattcaaatgtttgggggcagtaagattttttattttatttactttttttttttttataaatatttttaaagaatacttttattcagcagacacattaaattgatcaaatatgACAGAAAAGcttttttctgttgttgttaAGATTTGtactataaataattttgatctttccatttatcaaagaatcctgaaaaaaaaaaaaaaaaaagtatcacggtttccacaaaaatataaaacagcactgttttcaacatcgataagaacttaagcaccaaatcagcatatacagatgatttctgaaggataatggagtaatggctgattaaaaaaaaaaaattcagcctgccatcacaagaataaattacattttaaaatacattaaaatagaaaacagttattgcaataatatttcacaatattactgtttttcctgaattttttatcaaataaatgtagccttggataagacataagagacttatttcaaaaaaaaaaacttacctcccccaaattttgaacagtattatattaaatgaaaaaaaaaaaaaaaacataaaacattttgtacATTTGCTTTTAGCATTGTCACTCACTaagcattatgtgaatgctgtACCTGATGAAGGCAGGTGAGATGTAGGCAACCATTTCCTGCAGGAATCCTCTGGCCTTCCGTTTAACTTTGCTGACGGCTTTGGGATCCACTCCAGACTCTGCATCTGCGCCATCACCCTCGGATGCTACCTCCACGATAGCACATTCCAGCCTACAGGAATAACACTCACAGTGAATATGGATAAGATGCATTTCTGCTGCTTAGAAACAGCCTTTTCATTGCACTTGCTCCTCGCTTTTTTAATAAACACTCGGTACCTGCTGTTGTTAAGCACGTTCTCCACCACATTGCGAGCAAACATGTCCTTCCGGACATCTCTCTCCAAGACAAACAGCACATAACTCAGCCTCCGTGCAAGCCAACCTCTGTGCCTGcattatacaaatacaaaatagtagtGTATGGATAAGCGTATTAAAGACTTCAATTATCTAATAGACCATTTTTGACATGGTCATTAGgattagttcagccaaaaatgaaaactctatCATGATGTTCCTTTTGTAGAACATGAAAATAGATCCTTCAAAGAATCAAACAGTCAGTGAGTTCAACTCAAGATCTGGATGAGTATTATTTgtgaattattaattttttgcagcttttttttcctttttcttttttcttcactGAATCTGCTGATctgttttagaaaaaaattgGACTGAATGTTTCGGTTGACTCAGTGATTTTGTTTAAGCAGTTCTCTTTGAAGCTTGTCGTTTTGGACCCATTTGTGAGAAccattcatttaatttcattaactgCTGATAgacaatttttaaatattccTGCAGTATTACAGACTGCCCTTTGCCTTTCCTGATTGGCAGTACCATCTCAGACCACCTTTGGTCCATGTCATGTGATCTAGGTACATAATATCCCCTGACAAACAGTGTTAATAATTTATTTCCAGACTTTCCACTCCTCACAGAAACCTACAACCTTCCATTTGATATTTGAATGTAAACACAGGGCGGGTCATTTGCTGGAAAACTACATCTGACCAACTATGGTATTAATGACGTATCACAAACTAAACTAGGTTAATGAATTATACTAAACAGAAAGTTATAACTAATAACTTAGCAACGTGCAGTGAGCAATGATAAAGGAGGGAAGTGGTCAAGTATTCAGAGACATCAGGCAGGCCCATGGCAAACAGAGGTTGATGTTTACCTTGTGTGCGTTTCATTAATGTAAATCACATTACGGAGACCTAGAGAAGGGATGCTGGGATTGAACAGCCTCTCCTGCAACACATAAATGTAGTAAGTCAACATGCAAAACATAAATGTGCATTCGATCAATATGCCAAAAGCTTCAACAAACTAACCTGACTCTGGGGTGTGCACGAGTGACAGCATCTTCCAACAAATGGTCTCTTTCTGTTCAGAAGACCCTCCTTCCACGTGGTGGTCACAGAACGAAGGACAGATGGGCTGGAGCTTCTGTCCTACATGGGAAACACAGCGATAAGGGTACAAAAGATCATTGGTACAACTACAAGTTATTCTTAGTAAATGCTAatgctttacaataaggtttaattTGTTTACATTGGTTAATGCATTAGGTATTATGAACTAACAAGGATTATTTACTGCATTTATTCTCTCTAGATTAACGTTCATTGTTGattcatgttagttcataaCACATTAGCTAATGCTAATTTATGCAAcatgaaaaatgtattcataCACATGATAACATTAacctagattaataaatgctgcaaaaatatcgtttattgttagttcatgatacttaaatgtataacaaACTCAACCTTACTTATGACCTATTATACTAGATAAATATTAGTTATTAAGAGATTTCTCACATTTAAGCATTGGGTAATCAACCATTGGTAATACAACAATCAAACTTTAAATCAGTTCGGTCAGCATTCTTCAATCAAAACAGTTACATTTAACACATATGCTAACAATCCTGTGGTGTTAATGctgccaaataaataaatatgccaaaataaaaatgtggtATTGTCCAGTTAAAATGATACCAGGTGATATACAGGTTGAATGACAcatgttaactttttttttttttttgtcctcgaGTGGGGTATGTTATGTAAAAATCGCAGACACAATAGTTGTGGGTGGTTTCctgggtgttgctatgtggttgttaaggtgttctgggtagttGCTTACTCAAAATATCCCACCCTTAAGTCTTTTGATATTTTGGTCCCTAGGTGTGTCTCgaatctacggaagaggattagggccaagcaataataaaaaaataaaaccatctcgagattaaagttggtaaatttcgagaaaaaggttgagataaaaggttgagaataaactcattaaattacgagaaaaaactcattaaatttcaagaaaaaagtttagataaaatgttgagaataaagtcattaaattacgagaaaaaagttgttaaattacgagaacaaattcgttaaattatgagaaaaaaagtcgttaaattacgagaacaaattcgttaaattaagagaaaaaaagtcgagataaaatgttgagaataaagtaattaaattacgagaaaaaaagtcgttaaattatgagaacaaattcgttaacgaataatctaacgacttttttctcgtaatttaatgactttattctcaacattttatctcgacttttttctcaaaatttaatgagttttttctcgtaatttaatgagtttattctcaacattttatttagacttttttcgcGAAATTTacagagttttttctcgtaatttaatgagtttattctcaacattttatctcaacttttttctcgaaatttaacaagttttttctcgtaatttaatgagtttattctcaacattttatttagacttttttctcgaaatttaacaactttaatctcgagatggttttatt
Coding sequences within:
- the gpam gene encoding glycerol-3-phosphate acyltransferase 1, mitochondrial, producing MDVRMVLGGPDNILLANNPDAGSGCLKHPCEDQDRSSSPSVLRSVTTTWKEGLLNRKRPFVGRCCHSCTPQSQERLFNPSIPSLGLRNVIYINETHTRHRGWLARRLSYVLFVLERDVRKDMFARNVVENVLNNSRLECAIVEVASEGDGADAESGVDPKAVSKVKRKARGFLQEMVAYISPAFIRLTGWVLLKLFNGFFWSIQIHKGQLEMVKKAASEYNAPLVFLPVHKSHIDYLLITFILFCHNIKAPHIAAGNNLSIPILSTLIRKLGGFFIRRKLDETADGKKDVLYRSLLHAYTEELLRQQQFLEVYLEGTRSRSGKPSPARAGMLSIVVDALCASNIPDVLIVPVGISYDRIIEGNYNSEQLGKPKKNESLWGVACGVFRMLRKNYGCVRVDFTQPFSLKEYLDTQRSRHLQASLTLEQILLPTIIAAQPDQAVFNGEDEDHLNSRDLSDEPWRRQVITNLAKHVLFTACKSSAIMSTHIVACLLLYRHRQGVLLSKLVEDFFNMKEEILSRDFDLGFSGNSEDVVMHALSLLGNCVNVTSTNKNTEFIIAPSNTVPALFELNFYSNGLFHVFIGDAIIACSALALLREQSATSVNEQNSSSTLLSQERLIRRAAGLSHFLSNEVAVALPCQTLYQVFHDAITRLIEYGVLTVAEEDQEELSPSEEPWPKKFPETLSWRSDEEDEDSDFGDEQRDRYLKVSPSPEHQEFYTFLQRILTPVLEAYSGAAIFIHSLSSPMSEREYTHQLFKYLLTRTERGVAAYGESATHYLVKNTVKTFKELGVLKERREGGVCSLELSSAFLPQANRNKLLQYILGFSLM